GAGCGCCGCGTCGCTGGCACCGAAATCGACCAAGCCAGCTTTGACCTGCTGAATTCCGCCGCCGCTACCGATCGACTGGTAATTGATCTGCACGGTGGGGTGTGCGGCCTGAAACTGGCTCTCCCACTGCGACATGATGGGATACACGAAGGTGCTGCCTGCGCCAGTGAGGCGGACGGTCTGGGATGCATTCTCGGAAGATTGGCCGGTTTTCGAAGAGCAGCCCGCCACGGCCAGGATGGCGAGGAACAGAGCGCAAAGGGATTGTTTCACGATTCGATTCTCCTTTTTCAAGAGCTTCTGAGTTATTTCACCCACGCAAATTTCTCGTAACGATCAGTCGTTTACGGCAGGTCGTAGCGCAAGTTTACAAAGCCCATCCCGAGGTGTGCGCTGTTGGCGTTTCCGGCAGTGCCGGTGTTGGACCAAGGAT
The DNA window shown above is from Candidatus Angelobacter sp. and carries:
- a CDS encoding phosphate ABC transporter substrate-binding protein PstS yields the protein MKKENRIVKQSLCALFLAILAVAGCSSKTGQSSENASQTVRLTGAGSTFVYPIMSQWESQFQAAHPTVQINYQSIGSGGGIQQVKAGLVDFGASDAALDDKQLASMQPMIQIPESAGPVCITYNLPELKQPLRLTAAALSGIYLGTIKNWRDPAIAHSNPGVILPNKTIIVVHRSEGSGTTNIFTTYL